In the Thermoanaerobaculia bacterium genome, AGTTCCTCATCGACGAGCAGGTGGACCGTTTCCGGTTCACCGAGGAGAACGAGCGGGTGATCGCGGCGGGAGGCGAGCCGGCGATCGGGCGGCCGCTGCTGCTGGGCATCACGAAGGCCTCGTTGTCGACCGACAGCTTCATCTCGGCGGCCTCCTTCCAGGAGACCACCCGGGTGCTCACCGAGGCGGCGATTTCCGGCAAGGTCGACTCGCTCCGCGGGCTCAAGGAGAATGTCATCGTCGGGCGTCTCATCCCGGCGGGTACCGGCATGAGCTACTACCGCGACGTCGTCCTCGAGAAGGAGGACATCCCGGAGGTCGAGCCGGTCGTGGAAGAGTTCCTGACGGACAACCTCGACGATCTCGCGATGGCCGAAGCGGATTCCGAGTTCGAGGCGGACGAGGAAATCTGACGAGCGGCTTCGCCGCGCGAGCGGCGGAGAACCGGGCGAAAACGGGAACGGCCCCGGCGGAAACGCCGGGGCCTTTTTCCTGTCCGGGAGTTCGCGCCGGGCTCCTCGAGCGAGTCGATCCCTTTTTCGAATGAGGTATTTCCATCTTGCCGATGCCGACGGGCCCGGCGATCATCGATGCGGATGGAATCCGGCGCCCGCCGGAGCGGCGCCGCGAAGGGGGTTCCGGTGCGGTTCTTCGAGCGGCTCGTCTTCATCGTCGCCCTCGTCGCGGCGGCCCACCCTCTGCGGGGCGAGCCGGGGCCGCTGCCGGGGCTGGCCGCCCCTGCAAACCTCGTGGCCCTGGAAGCCTGCGAAACGCTGGACGTCAATTGGGAGCCGGTGCCGGGCGCGAGCCGCTACGCGATCGAGGTGACGGTCGAGTACGACTCCCTGTCCAGCGACTGCTCGAACGCGCCCGACCTGACCTCGATTTTCACGTTTTCGGTGGAAACGGCGATCGTCTCGATCGATTACGCGAATTTCCTCCGCGACTTCGGCGCCGGATTCCAGGCGCCCTGCCGGATCGTGCTCGTCCGGGTCGGGGGAGTGAGCCCGCCCGAGCGGGGGATTCGGACGACCTACGATTCGTTCGCCTCGACCGTCCCGACGCCGAACTGCCTGTAGCGCGCTTCGCTCCGGGTCGACCGCCTTTCCTTTCCGCGGGCCGCGCCGCGGGTTTGATTCCCGGCGCCGTTCCGGCGGATGATTCGGCCGCCGGCGCAGCCGGAAAGGAGAGACAGCATGAAGACCGTCCGTGAATACTACAAAGAATGTTTCGAGGCGGAGAAGCCGAAGTTCGTCCGGGTGATGAAGGCCGTTCCTGCCGACCGGGCCTCCTACCGCCCCGACCCGCGCTCGACTTCGGCCGCCGACCTGGTCTGGCTCCTCGCCAGCGAACTCGGCGACGCGTGCGAGATCATCGAGCGCGGGAAGGTCGATTTCGTCCTGAAGCCCGTGCCCGCGGCGGTCGGAGAGTCGATCGCGGCGTTCGAGAACAACGCGGAGGAGCTCCAGCGGCGGATCGCGAAGCTCGACGACGCGGCGTGGGACGCGAAGGCGCA is a window encoding:
- a CDS encoding DinB family protein; translation: MKTVREYYKECFEAEKPKFVRVMKAVPADRASYRPDPRSTSAADLVWLLASELGDACEIIERGKVDFVLKPVPAAVGESIAAFENNAEELQRRIAKLDDAAWDAKAQFVVNGNVAWEASLGDMLFGFLFDAIHHRGQLSSYLRPMGAKVPSIYGPSADDPGM